The genomic window CCATTCATTGACCTTTTGCGTTGTTGGCATTTGTCAGACACCCGAAGGCACGTTGTCACAACGCAATGAACCAGCCAAGCGATTTCTATCTCGGTGAACGAGGGGCGAGAGCCGCCAGCcttggtggtgacgatgctggcAGGCCACCTCTCCTCGAGGACATCAgcgcggccgtcgatgaACTCGCCGTTGCCTTCTGGCCGGTCAACAAGACGATCCACGACAACCCTGAGCTGGCGTACGAGGAGCACCACGCGCACCATGTGCTGACGCGCTTCATGGCCGCCCAGGACGGCTGGCGCGTGACGAGGTCTGCGTACGGCATCGACACGGCATGGGTGGCCGTCTACGATTCGGGGAGGCGAGGCCCGGTCGTGTCCTTTAACGCGGAGATGGGTGAGGCGCATCCCTCCTTCCGATAAAGTCAAGACGGTAACGGCTGACGTAGTTTGTATGTAGACGCCCTGCCCGGCATCGGGCATGCCTGCGGACACAACCTGATTGCGAGCGCGTCCGTCCTCggtgccgcggcgacggccaccgtCATGAAGAAGCATAAGCTCTGCGGCAAGATTGTGCTGTTTGGCACACCCGCAGAGGAGGGTAGCGTTTTCCCTCCACCCACACATACACACGagtaccgtaccgtaccgaGTCTGGCTGacatgttgttgttgttgttatcatggcaggtggcggcggcaagatccGCCTGCTCAACGCGGGCGCCTACTCGTCGCAAGGCGTCGACGTGAGCCTCATCTCCCACCCGGGCATCGTGccggacgcggcgcgcatgcACACCACGGCGCTCTCCAGCTTCCAGGCCGAGTACTTTGggcgcgaggcgcacgccgcggccaacCCGTGGCTGGGCATCAacgcgctcgacgggctcgtcACCGCGTACGCGAGCCTGTCGATGCTGCGGCAGCAGTGCATGCCCGGCGACGTCATCCAGGGGCACATCACcgacggcgggctgcgcCCCAACATCATCCACGCGCACGCGGCGGGCCGGTTCGTCGTGCGCGCCGACTCGCAGGCCCGGCTggggcggctccggcgcaAGGTCTACGCGTGCTTCGAGGCCGGggccacggcgtcgggcGCGAGGCTCAGCATCACCGAGGGGGAGGCGTACAGGGACCACGTCGCCAACGGGCCGCTCGCGCGGAGCTACACGCGGTACTTTAACGCGCTCGGCCCGCGGCATCCCATCGCGGAGaacgtcgaggaggacgtccggcgcgggcgcacgCAGGCGAGCACCGACCAGGGCGACGTGAGCTACGCGATGCCGAGCCTGAGCCCCGCGTTTGCCATCGCGCccgccggggaggagggcggcggccaggggcCTCACAACCCCGagttcgcggcggcggcgggcacgcgcGACGCCTTCGCCCGCGCGGCCATGGTCGGCAAGGGGCTCGCGGGGGTGGCGGTGGATTTGCTGACGGTGGAGGGGTTCCTGGATGAGGTGAAGAGGAGTTGGAGGGAGGACATGGAGAGACTTGGCGTTGGGAGCGATGAGTCTCTGTGACTCTGTGATGGGTCTTGATGATGagtgtcgtcgacgtgccatcatcatgacaTGACATTGGCGAGGGACGTGTATGGGTAGCagcaaaaagaaaaaaaataCGCTCATATTTTTGTACGCGCTCTATCTTGATGTGATGCGAACAGTCTATCCTGTAGATGGAATGCCTCTGACATGCCAACAACCACCGTTCTACGATTCTGcttgtcctgtcctgtcccAACCTAACAACTCGCCTCTACCTCcactctctctctttctctctctttctctctctcacacactcacactctctcactcactcactcacatacacacacaaaGAAACGCAGTCAAAGCTAAAAGAAGCGCCAGATGGAATCCGCCGACTTGGTGCTCTTGAACCTGCTATACGCCCTGCAGACGGGCCACAGCatgagcatggcggcggcccagacGGCAAAGTAGGCGGCGATGTTGTCGATGCCGCGCGTGTCGCCGGGGTTCATGGGGTCGGTGGCGACGCCCGTGTCGTGGCcgaagagggcgacgagggcggcgccgagggcgaagacgaggagcaTGTGCGCGACGTAGAAGAAgagggcggtggtgccaAAGTCGaggagcatggcggcggggagggcgaggaggcggtggctcCAACGGCgcaggtggtggtcgtggtgggAATGAggttgaggatgaggatggggaggggcgaggcggcgcggggggagggcggcgaagagggcgagcAGGAAGAGGTTGCCGGCCATGGCAAAGGCCCAGAAGGAGACGTCCGGGGGGTACTTGACGATGTAGAAGAAGGAGGGCATGTCGGCGAGGTACGGGTTGGCATCTTgacgttgctgctgctgctgagcggGGGTCTGCAGGCAGCCCTCGGAGAGGTTCCCCACGCGGAGCACGCGCGTGAGGACAaagacgagggcgaagagcagcgcgacgaggacgtgcgcggcggccacggcgcggggcgagcgcgggcgagaggactgggcgacgaggacgcgcccgtagagcaggccgaggatggcAAAGGAGAGCCATGCCATGGGGGGAAAGCCGGACAggacgcgcccgccgccggtggtggcggcgtccatGACGGGCCAGAACCAGATGCGCAGGAGGGGATTTTGCGGTGCGGTGGCTGTTCTAaatgctgatgatggcgtgaaggaggaggaggaggaagaggaggctgagagtgagggtggtggtgatgattgtaatgtggtggtggtgagcgacgacgactcggccTGGCAGTGGCCATGGGTCTCGGAGAGCCATATGTTCCACCAGATGGTGATGGTACTCAGGATGAGCACCGCGGCGTTGTGGACGTGCCACGAGATGgacgcggccagcgcggcggtggtggtcgagTCTTGGGCCCGCCCTGTCGTTGCATCTGCTActgccggtgccgccaccgtcgtcgtcgtcgtcgtctcgctaGACAGCAACGGCCGTCGCTCACCCGCACCATCTCCTGCCCGCACTTTGCTCTTCTTCACCATCCACCCCTCCAGCCAGCGCGCCAACGCCCCCTCCGTCCAATCCATGGCCATCCACAGCAACCCCGCGAGGAGGTAatccaccgccagcgcgaACAGGACCATGTTGAGGAACCAGACCTTTCCCGccgtgacgacgagcccAAACACGACCGTCACGGCCGTCAGCAccgcggcgcgcacggccAGGTAGCgcgccaggcgggcggcccccCAGCCGagcctgccgcggcgcgagcgcCCGAGGTACACGACGCCCATGCCGAGCAGGAAGGTGAAGCCGGGGGCGCAGAGGTGGGTGAGGGTGCGCACGACGTAGGCGACGGGGCGGTTGAAGCGCCGCACGACGGTGTCGTCGGACTCGGGGACGCGGCCGGTGCCGTGGGACCAGGTGTGCAGCGCGAGGGCGGTGTGGTCGAGGGCCATGATGATCATGAGGAGCCCGCGGAGGAGGTccggggcgagggcgcgggccgaCGTTGATGCCGCGGGGGGTTTgagcggcggggaggaggaggaggatgagcCTGTTGATGCGCCGTTTGTGCGGTGATCATGATGTAGACTGCCATTAttgactgctgctgcttcggtATCGCGGTAGCGGCGATTGTTATTGTTTTTATTATACGACGGGAACGAGTCGTAGCGGTAGCCGTTTTCCGTTGGCTCGGTGGCCTCGACATTCgagtcggcatcgtcgtccatgtcgttgtcgtcgcggtggtggtaggAGGCGTTGCCGTCTCGGACGGTCGGCCCCGAGGCCccgtggcgggcgtcggcggccgggctgctCGGTGCCATGACGCCTTTGCTGGCACAGTCGCCCAGATCAGAGGAATTGGGGACGATGGTGATGTCGAGGGACCGAAGATGGAAGCGAATGGCCCGGGACGTACTTCAGAGGGCCATGGCAGTAAGTAGTATTGTCCGTTGATCGTCGTTGGGGGTTGCGGAAACCGCGGAAGAGAAGATTGGGTGTGTAGGAGGCGCTAGTAGCAAACTCGTCTTTGGAGCTGCGGAACGACTGGATCGATCGAGTCAGGGCGACCGACGGCCCggggggcgcggcgtggagatggatggatggatgacgcgcgatggtggtgggatACCTAGCAGGCAGTAGAGGCGTACTGGCGTTGGTTGGTAATCGTGCTTGATCCGCCGTGCCGGACAAGGATAGGTATATGGCACAGGGAGGACTTGCCTGTCTTGCGCCCCAGTGCAGTGATGGCTGCCTGGCGGAGTTTTAGGCGTATAAGTTACTAAATAAGTTCCTTCATCACCCCTAATGACCTGACCTGTCTTTGAGGGGCTTGCACAAGCTCCATGATTGTCACCTCGTTGAAGAATTTGATCTCGTCTCTGCCTCCCCCATCATACTAGATCAATTGGAGAAGTAACACAAATCATGGGCATGATGGAGAGTGAAGAGGACATGGACCGACGGGTCGTGTTtggagcagcaggcgggcggacTTTTaaggatggcggcgccagcccACCTCCCCCCATCAATCCTccatctgctgctgtgcATCTCCAActccgccggcgggcgggcttccAATGAGGCGTGTCAACGGGCAGCAAGCCAAACTCTTGTTCGCGGGCCACCGGGGAGGACGGACCCAGACGGGAGCACTGCGTCAGCCACGTCAAGGTGAGAGCGCGGAGGGTATCACAGCAGGATGGACAGTATAGTAtccaaagcagcagcacaggcgAGCCAGCATCTCATGCAGTGGAAGCAATGGGAAAACAAGGAGCTGTCGAGATTGCCAGATGGTGCGTGCTCATCATACCCAAGGTACGTATGCTTTGAGAGCTGCAGCACAAGTACAAAACTATGAACGTGAAGTTGTCCATCTATGAGACACAATCAATCATCGCCCCCACCAGTTTGACGCCTCGCGTGGCACGGCATTAGCCCGtgtctctcttcctcctcatcaaTGCCGCCTGCCACGCGCCACAATGCactcatcagcagcagcaggccccAACTTGGCCAGGCACAGCTTTCCCCGTCCAGACGCCACTgctccccgcccccgccctccCTTCCGGATcgtgccgccagccgcccaaAACGGTAGGTATGTACAGTGGGTGTACATACCTCTGGACCGAGCACTAATGACGCCTGGGGTCATATAACCGGGCTATATGCGCccgcagcgggcggcagcggtggctGGAGACAGAGCGTGAGCGTGCGCTACCTACCTCGGCTTGTTACAGCCTACTAACTGCCTACTGCTCTCTCCTCCGTTTGTGTCCGGTGCTGCATCACGGAAAGGCAGAACTACTAGTTACAGCAGGCGCCGATAGCGGTCGCGTGGATTGCTTCATAAGAGAAGCCCTAATAAGCGCGACCCCGTCATTCATTTCTCACCTGCACTCATAGAGACTCATCAATTGACGTTATCGGCATAACCGCTCTCAACGACGGACGGCGCACGCGACTACTCGGAGCAAGCGCAAAGAGGAAGCCCAAGCTCCAACAAGCTAAAGCCATCCATTCATTCAGACAAGTCGCGAAGCAAAAGGggtaccgccgccgtcatgttGACGCCCTGTaggtcggcggcagcacgaTCGCTGCGCGCGCTGGCATGCTCCTCCCGGACCTTTTCGACGTCGCtgtggccgcggcgaggcggcggttACGAGGACACGATAGACAACCTACGCATTGATGGCAACTCTCGCGTCATCTATCAAGGTATGGGACGAGGGCCCTGTCTGTTCCTCCAAGAACGTGAACCTCGTGTGCTGATTGATGTCTGATCTGATGGCTTAGGCTTCACCGGCCAGGCTGTATGGAACCCCCTTACATCTGATAGCCCTCTGCTCCTTCTGACAACTGCCAGGCCACGTCGAATGCCAAGGACACCATCGAGTACGGCACAaaggtcgtcggcggcgtctcccCCGGCAAAGGCGGCCAGACGCACCTCGACCTCCCCGTCTTTGGCACCGTCCGCGAGGTATGTATGCTTCTCTTCTCTtcaccctctctctcgcggcCCCTtgtcccccctccccaccttCTCGCCAACAGTCAGGGATATGAGGTGGAAAATAGAGCAAAGAAGGAAAAAGGATGATGCTAACCGCAGTGTCCATCTGTCCTTGCAGGCCATGCAAGCCGTCAAGCCGCACGTCAGCGCCGTCTTCGTGCCCGCGCAGTtcgccgccagggccatcgtcgaggccatcgaggccgaggtgccgctcgtcgtctccgtggCCGAGCACATCCCCGTGCACGACCTGCTGCACGTGCACGAGGTGCTGCGCACGCagagccgcagccgcctcgtcgggccCAACTGCCCGGGCGTCATCTCCCCGGACCGCTGCCGCGTCGGCATCATGCCCTACCGCCAgtaccgccgcggccgcgtcggcatcgtgAGCAAGTCGGGCACCCTGAGCTACGAGGCGGtcggcgcgacgagcgccgcgggGCTGGGGCAgagcctcgtcgttgccgtgggcggcgactcgaTGCCGGGTAAGCCCCCTTTTTTCACCCCTTTTCCCGTCACATCGCGCTGGGGCATCATGGATGGGTTAGCGAAAGGAGAGAGACAAAAGATGGGAAGGCTCGCT from Purpureocillium takamizusanense chromosome 14, complete sequence includes these protein-coding regions:
- a CDS encoding uncharacterized protein (COG:E~EggNog:ENOG503NUFT~MEROPS:MER0014418); amino-acid sequence: MNQPSDFYLGERGARAASLGGDDAGRPPLLEDISAAVDELAVAFWPVNKTIHDNPELAYEEHHAHHVLTRFMAAQDGWRVTRSAYGIDTAWVAVYDSGRRGPVVSFNAEMDALPGIGHACGHNLIASASVLGAAATATVMKKHKLCGKIVLFGTPAEEGGGGKIRLLNAGAYSSQGVDVSLISHPGIVPDAARMHTTALSSFQAEYFGREAHAAANPWLGINALDGLVTAYASLSMLRQQCMPGDVIQGHITDGGLRPNIIHAHAAGRFVVRADSQARLGRLRRKVYACFEAGATASGARLSITEGEAYRDHVANGPLARSYTRYFNALGPRHPIAENVEEDVRRGRTQASTDQGDVSYAMPSLSPAFAIAPAGEEGGGQGPHNPEFAAAAGTRDAFARAAMVGKGLAGVAVDLLTVEGFLDEVKRSWREDMERLGVGSDESL
- a CDS encoding uncharacterized protein (TransMembrane:10 (i119-141o161-187i207-225o231-253i318-343o426-443i455-476o519-539i584-607o627-645i)~EggNog:ENOG503P51M); protein product: MAPSSPAADARHGASGPTVRDGNASYHHRDDNDMDDDADSNVEATEPTENGYRYDSFPSYNKNNNNRRYRDTEAAAVNNGSLHHDHRTNGASTGSSSSSSPPLKPPAASTSARALAPDLLRGLLMIIMALDHTALALHTWSHGTGRVPESDDTVVRRFNRPVAYVVRTLTHLCAPGFTFLLGMGVVYLGRSRRGRLGWGAARLARYLAVRAAVLTAVTVVFGLVVTAGKVWFLNMVLFALAVDYLLAGLLWMAMDWTEGALARWLEGWMVKKSKVRAGDGAGERRPLLSSETTTTTTVAAPAVADATTGRAQDSTTTAALAASISWHVHNAAVLILSTITIWWNIWLSETHGHCQAESSSLTTTTLQSSPPPSLSASSSSSSSFTPSSAFRTATAPQNPLLRIWFWPVMDAATTGGGRVLSGFPPMAWLSFAILGLLYGRVLVAQSSRPRSPRAVAAAHVLVALLFALVFVLTRVLRVGNLSEGCLQTPAQQQQQRQDANPYLADMPSFFYIVKYPPDVSFWAFAMAGNLFLLALFAALPPRRLAPPHPHPQPHSHHDHHLRRWSHRLLALPAAMLLDFGTTALFFYVAHMLLVFALGAALVALFGHDTGVATDPMNPGDTRGIDNIAAYFAVWAAAMLMLWPVCRAYSRFKSTKSADSIWRFF
- a CDS encoding uncharacterized protein (EggNog:ENOG503NZ5K~COG:C); translation: MLTPCRSAAARSLRALACSSRTFSTSLWPRRGGGYEDTIDNLRIDGNSRVIYQGFTGQAATSNAKDTIEYGTKVVGGVSPGKGGQTHLDLPVFGTVREAMQAVKPHVSAVFVPAQFAARAIVEAIEAEVPLVVSVAEHIPVHDLLHVHEVLRTQSRSRLVGPNCPGVISPDRCRVGIMPYRQYRRGRVGIVSKSGTLSYEAVGATSAAGLGQSLVVAVGGDSMPGTTIADVLQVLLTDPETEGIIVIGEIGGEQELHAADMIARHRRSTPSPKPVIAMVAGQTAPVGKIMGHAGAVLSPRDATAADKAAALERAGAVIVPHPSVMGVTMKELLGVK